In Thunnus thynnus chromosome 4, fThuThy2.1, whole genome shotgun sequence, the DNA window AAGACTAGAACTTAATtagtctgtgttgttttttgccCATTATTTTAGACATAATTTGATactattttctttttgctctctTGACCCTTTTCAGAAGTGTCCCCTTCCCAGTTGAAGAAGCCATCCTTGGCCAGTACCATAGAGGAAAGTGGAGGGAGCCAAACTAATATAATAAAGACCCTCCTGAAGCAGCGACCTAAAAGGGTCTCCCACTTGCTGCAGGACAACCTGGCAGGCAGTTGTAAGTTTTTTTAGGAGCgttaacaaataaattaaatgtaaaattagtAAATTCAAACCGTCATACTCATTTGATTTACAGTGGAGCTATTACACTGTACTCAAAATGTGTGATTATGCTACCAACCATTTCACTCtcttattttgatttaattactAATTAGTCGTTTTGAAGAGTCGGTATGTTATGACATTTTTAACTAAGATGAAGTGAACCTTTCATCATAGTAGGAGTTGCTTCATTCTGTCAAGCCACATTAAGCAAgttttctcttcctgttctgACAGTGTCCGGCTTCCAGTACGATGACTTTTTTGAGAAGAAgatagaagagaagaagagtgacCACACATACCGTGTGTTTAAAACGGTGAATCGTCTGGCCAGCGAGTTCCCCATGGCCGACGATTTCACCGGCTCTTTAGAGGATAAGAGGGAGGTGTCCGTATGGTGCAGCAATGACTACCTGGGCATGAGTCGACATCCTCGGGTCCTGCAATCCATCATGTGAGTATCGGAGAAGTTGTGACCACACTTGATGCAGTCATTTGGGTCTAGATGTGTATACATGTAAtgagacaaatatttttttttgctgttcgTCTTGCCTGTTTGCTGTTTACTTCTTGTCCCACTGAGAGTAGAAATCCGAGAGTGAATGAAACTGAGAACAAAAATGAGACATGGCACATAATAGCTTGGGACAACCTGACACCCGTGGGCGGTCCGTTCCATTGTTTGTGTGGGTCTAGAGTGTTAGCTGTCCATAGTTTACACCTAAACCTCACGGGCCCCAGTGAAAgggtgatgtttttgtttttcatttagctTGTTTGAACTTGCCCAACCTCCCTATTCCCTGTACAGCAGTAACACCTTGAAGAAAGGTGTCACATCAAcagtttaattaatttcatttttccatttattgCAGTTTTGCCCCACCTTAAGTTTACAGCTGACACAAAAATGTGTACCATTCTTGTTTTTCACCTtcaaaaaacatagaaaataaaatctaattggtctttcttcctctgtctccagGGATACTTTACGAAAGCATGGTTCAGGAGCGGGAGGCACCAGGAACATCTCTGGGACAAGTAAATTTCATGTGGAACTGGAACAAGAACTGGCTGACCTCCATAAAAAGGACGCAGCACTGCTCTTCACCTCTTGCTTTGTCGCCAATGACTCCACCCTCTTCACCCTCGCCAAGATGCTGCCTGGTATGCAAAAAAACATCTATAGATCTACAACATATCCATCACACTAATAGCTATTCATTAATCAGTGAGTCTCATTCATGTGGTAAATGATGctaactctgtttttaaagatttctcACTCtcacctgctctctctctctcctgaacTATTGTAGGTTGTGAGATCTACTCTGATGCAGGCAACCACGCCTCAATGATCCAGGGTATCAGGAACAGTGGGGCTAAGAAATTCATTTTCCGCCACAATGACGTGGCCCATCtcagagagctgctgcagaAGGGAGACCCCAGCAAACCGAAGATCGTGGCCTTTGAGACCGTCCACTCCATGGATGGTCAGTTTAccattataaaaacattcattaaatCTGCCTATTACATGGTTGTACATTGACAACTGTTAGAATCATTGATCAGGCCATATTAACGACTAAAGGTGCAGGTTGTTTTTGAAGTGTCTTGATGTATGTATTCCAAGGAATGCAAATGACAGCTAAACATTTGAGTTTCTGCTTGCACAAAAACCCTTTTAtcagaataatttattttaataattgtcTAGCAAAGTAAACATAGTTTATAAATGTGACTAAAATGATGTAGTTTGTGCCTATACGTTGACTCATAGCTAAACTCTTCTTTCAGGTGCTGTGTGTCCGTTGGAGGAGATGTGCGATGTGTCCCACGAGTTTGGTGCCATCACCTTTGTAGATGAGGTTCATGCTGTGGGTCTGTATGGCGCCAGGGGAGGAGGCATCGGAGACCGGGATGGCATTATGCATAAGATGGATATCATCTCAGGGACACTAGGTAAGCTTATAATCTCTACTTAAATAAATCACTGACTTTCAAGCCAAGCCAAAATGCTTTTGAACCATCGCTTGAGCCATTTATAGTTCACATAAAACTGAGAGTCTAAGCTAAAGGGGCTCAAGATTGATAGCTGTTTTTCAAGCAAATGACAGTTACACAGGAAATGAACAAACAACTTAATAACAATGTAGAATAAAAAATTTTCCTGTCTCAAATCCCCCCAACATCAATTGGAAATTCCCTGTATTCTTGATTTATATAATTTCATGAATCAAAACAACTACTCTCAGATAGTAGGAATCTTCTAgctctctgttttgttgttatacTCGAAACGAAGCCTCAGCTGTGTCATCCAGTATGCTGCTCGAGCAGCTCTGTTGTTGCTAGGAGACTGTGGGATCTTGTAATGCTGTTATTGAATTACTCTCTGTGCCTGTCACTATCAAGCTGAGGGGACAATTATTCCTAACAGAGAGCTCTGCAACTGAGCTACTCCTACAGCTGCCATTTCAGGATGATTCAGTTTGTGAGATTACAGAGGGGCGGGTTTTGTATAGACTGTTGGGCATTTTTAAAGTTGCTTTTTTCTGTGAAGATTCTTAGttgaacataaataaaataatgtctttGGAGCTGTAGCAAcaacttaaatttaaaattaatcaCCTATGTCTCATGTTCTCTTCCAGGAAAGGCCTTCGGCTGCGTGGGCGGCTACATCGCAAGTACCTCTGCACTGGTGGACATGGTTCGTTCCTACGCCGCTGGCTTTATCTTCACCACCTCTCTGCCACCGATGCTGTTAGCTGGAGCCAGGCAGTCAATCCAGGTCCTGAAAGGGGAGGAGGGCCGCACACTGAGACGTAAACACCAGCGCAATGTCAAGCTACTCAGACAAATGCTGATGGACTCAGGGCTGCCTGTAGTGCACTGCCCCAGCCACATAATCCCAGTTCGGGTAAGTGATATTTCTCCCCTAATACATGAaaattgtcacacacacacagacattacaTCAGACACATTACAGTTCAAACAACCTGAACCTTATCAGGAATAATCTACAGGTAGTCTTTAGTCCCCAGTGCTTCCATTCTAATGTGTGTGTCCCCTATTATTTTTAGGTATCAGATGCAGAGAAGAACACAGAGGTGTGCGACCTCATGATGAGTCGCCACAACATCTACGTGCAGGCCATCAACTATCCCACGGTTGCCAGGGGAGAGGAGCTTCTGCGTATCGCCCCAACACCTCATCACACTCCTGAGATGATGAAATACTTTGTTGGTAAGATgatggtgaaaaatgtatttctccCTTCTGGACATGATACTTCCCctttcattttttgtaatgGGGAAttgttttttccagtttcttGTCTTAAATGTATAGTTATGTTTTGATGTTAAGCTTTAGTCTGCATTGTCATATGTTCTTCATGCTTTCGCCATTCTTTAAAAGATCAAAGTCAAAGTTCCTTGGTTCCTCAAATACAAGTTGTACTAAATGATAAGTGCAGCCCTTAACATTTTAGTTAATGGAACAAGACTGGAACAAAGATGGTTGCTTTATTTCgttaataaaaattaaattgacctcctgtcttttctgttttcccTTCACAGAGAGGCTGGTTGACACATGGAAGGAGGTGGGTCTGGAGCTGAAACCCCACTCATCAGCAGAGTGCACCTTCTGCCAGCAGCCGCTGCACTTTGAGCTGATGAGCGACCGAGAAAAGTCTTACTTCAGTGGCCTCAGCCACCCTATCTCAGCCTGCGCATAACACTACTCACTACTGCTGGCTCGAGATGGCACATACACGTTCAATGCCCATTCCTCTGTCACTGTCATAGAATGtattaattatctttgataagtCCCCCTTCAATATTATTTAAAGTATTCTATGTCCAGATGTTCTATATgctcaaaataaaatatgagaaagaaagtaagtctgtgtttgtttggtatttttttccctcagtttTACAAAGCAAAGACTGCTAACTTTATAAGGAACGATGAGTAAAGTATGGTCACATTACATTTCCATTCAGAGATTTCCTCAAAAAGGGGTGTGTTGTCACATTTCTGATGCAGGTAATAAATAGATATTGATCACGAACTATGAACTGAATAAGAGCAATGCTACAGTTAGTACTGTGGGGTGATAATGGACTAAAAATGGTGATGAAATGCACTGAAATAATAACTTCTCCAAACACTGCTGTAGTGCTTAGAGAAGTTTGACCGCAGAAGTTTGGTCACAGTTGAACAAAGGTGAACTCTGACCTGTGAATCTATCAGAGCTGGTGTACATTTGTCGTGTTGGCTTCAATAGACACGCAGGAAACTGAGCAAATATTTGTAGGGAGTTTCTTACAGCACCTTGGAGTCTTAGTGTGTGCAACAATTGTTCCtttgttgtactgtatgttagacatacagtaaaacaataTGGGAGCAGATTGTAATGTTGGCAACTCCAAGCAACTAATGGAGCCAGTCTGCAATGTATGGACACCTTTGACCTACCAGAATTATTAATGATgggaaaaatatcaataaatagaGATTTTCCAGTTGGAACCATGCAAAAGTACTTTGcaagcacacaaaaaacaaacaataccatcaaaatgacataaatcttacaaagaaaccaaacacataccacaacaggaaacacatgcttgaatttgtttttcatgtgggCCTCAATagatgtaaaactgaaaaaatatttgtaggTGTAATGTGATCAAACCACCTCCATGCACTTAAAGCTGTGTAGTCTTGGTGTGTGCAACAGTTGCCCCACTGTAGTCCATAAGAggcaacacaaataaaattaaaaatgtgttgatgtTGTGATACTGCTGatgtaattacattttctgaaatgGCGAATGATGCTGGAACAGAACAGACTGCATTCATTGACTGAACTGACATGATCGTACAATCACAAGAAGGCAAACAACTGACACTAGGTCAATGTTTCTGATGCAGAGAGGTAGTTTTGCATGGCTGCAAAAATGGGTCACAACTGAGGTCACAATAATTGGTCCCAAACAGTTGAAGAGAAGAATAAATCTTTGTATTACTGGCTGCTGTGTGAGTAACCTAATTATTTTGATCCACTGGCCTACTTGTGCCTGTGAAAAAAGACTGTTACAGATAAAcacctggaagagatgaatCACAATTCACTGAGGAACAAATGATTATGAAGGTCTGTTTACACGTACTTTATACTCAGAGAGATGTGAAAGTAACACGATATTAATCCACGGCAGATGGCAAAAACTTGATTGCACACTGCGCCGTTTTATCAGGTGAAATCTTGAATTGCCTGTCTGCGGTGGACCTACTAACCCACTGTCCTGTAAATTCAGAGGGAGATGACATAAATAATTCTATGAAACTTGAGATGACCCAGATACACAGAAGAAAAGAGGCCACAATGGTCATAGCcatataacaaaaacacacaaacccctTCCTCAAGATCCACATAAGCCTCAGAGTGACTCATGTTCACAGTTGACTGCTCacctcactgtcacacacataaactggaCTTATGGAGTAATTTAGATTTCTCTTTCATAGTATTAAGTCTCATTCTTCCAAAAGTACTTAAATTTAAACCTGATGGATATATGTGAGTGTATATGACAAAGTCTTGTGTAGACAAGTTATTAATTTAACTGTTTCTCAAGCATTCAGGTGTTGTAAAAGACACTGTTGCCTCAGAGGTTGGACTACTCTGAAAATGGAAGTGTTTGCTGTTACAAATAATTTATGTTGCCACTGTTGTGTGTAAATAAGGAGACTTCCACTTTTGGACGCCATACATGAGCTGTCGACACAAACAAGTTTAAGTAAAGGGTTTTATGTCACTGTTCAATCACAAAAAAGATGATCGCTGAACTTCTTAAAACGTGTTAAGTTGAATTTTTTGGTTATATTTTAACTATATTTCTGAAATCTGAGAACTAGAGATTTTAAATGAGATGCCAAGGGGTGACAAAGGAGACAGTTTGAGGTGAAATGACACGACAGTCTGtcgtgaaaaaagtgaaaatatcagcaaaatgtacatCTTGGTCAATATTTTAATGAATTACTATATATGCTGTGCAGCTTGTTAGTGATGATGATTGCATTGTGTTGAAATCTGGAACATTTGTCTCTTTGATTGTTCCTATTTAGCTGTCAGAAAGGATTATTTGGCTAATAAAATGATAATCACATCAGAAAAAGGGAACAAGAGCACTGTAATTTTAACCTGAATTGAAAGCTGGTAGATGTCTGTGAACTTCTGTCTGTCTACACAAGACAGATGAAGACATAACAGTGGTGCAATAAACAGCTTAGTTCTCTAAATCTAGAGAGGAGAGTTTATTTGGGGCCGGGAGGAGAAAAAGCGCTTTTCAAAAGCCATTTCAGCTCTTTATGGTACAAAATAAGATCAGATAATTTTGTTCACTACAGTGAATTTTGCACAACTTTACATGATTTGTCACATGTGGTACACTGGGCAGTGATTAGGAGGTTGAGTATGTTTGAAAGAACCCTTTGAAATATTGAGTTGGGTGCAATAAAATGCTATATTCCAAATTACTCttggaaatgtgtttataatgatgtttttcttatgATGATGTGAGAGCATTATAACAACAAGCACAGTACTGCTCTTACATTTCTCATATTAGTGGCCATACAGTATACCAAAATGGGAGCAGGTTATCATGTTGACAACTAACAGAGCCCCTCTGCAATTTATGGACCTGCCAAAATTTTTCATGATGGGAAAAATATAAATAGAGATTGTCCAGTTGGAGTTATGCAAAAGTACTTTGTGGGTACATGAAAAACTATCAAAAATGCCATCAAACTGAGATAACTCTTTCAAAAAGAGAAATCAAATAATGAGTCCACATAGAAAAAAGTGACCCCAGCTTGTCCTTGTCAAATACTAAAACAACTTTTCTACTTCTGAAGCAGTCTAAAAAATCTCTATAAGTCTCTATAAAATCTAAGAAGACCAAATTACCAAGTTCATTTTatgatctgtttttcttttgttttaattgctttttttaaaattattttttcttccttctgttacataaataaagtttattattattatattataaattcaGTGCTATAAAGACCTAAACAAACAGCATAGTAATGTATCCATGTATTGTTTGAATAGTAAtgctatactttgtgtttatcaATATTGCAGCAGATTCACTCATGATAACAAAGTAATCTGACTAAGTTTGAACAGTAAGAAGGATTAAGAGTGTAGGGTTCAGTGGGTTGGTCAGCCACATTTAATACAGTATCTACTGGCTAATTGACTCCATAGCTATTTTTATACTCTCAACTATGTGGCTCACATCActccccctacacacacacacacacacacacacacacacacacacacacacacacacacacacacacacacacatgcacacacaaatacacacacagaaataaacccACATGTTCAagattcaaatgttttatttgtcacatgctcatacagtatgtgcagcgTGCAGGGTGGTGTACTCTGCTAAAAAGGCTAGTATGCTATAAAGAATAATGCTAACACTTTCTATGATAAccatgtctataatgcattataatctgcttatagcactgtatagttatagttataagcacacataaacattcataatgctttataacaataataacacattataaagcattttaaaattacTTATAAGGTCAAGTATCATAATATTTCGTTATTGCTTGTCACTCattgacatttattttgcaaggatcatagtgtattatagttgtaatacattataatcattttaatatgagATATTTAATTGAAAGAGTTGAGAGAGACTTTGACCTGTTGGTAGCgttacaggaaaagtcaggggattatCAAATTTATAGAGTatatcctctggggaacatgcattttttgttgtaaattttatggtaatccatcaaatagttgtcaGGATATTTCACTGAACCTCATGCTGGCGCTAGAGGCAAGAtggtaggattcatcctctggggaacatgaatgttcaCAGCAATCCATTTAACAGTTGGTTTCCATTCCTTCAatggataaataaagttttgtagACGATTGAGtgcaaatatgtaaatgtgCAGGTCAGTGCAAAGGATTCACCAAAGAAAATGTGGCAAGCAAGAGCTGAGAAGCTCCCCCAGCAATTTGAGTGCCAAATCATTCAGTGACTCCTTGTGTCCTGCACACATCAgcattcattatgtttctttactttatttgtggttttcctttattttgtcacccatctgttaATATCCATGGACATGTACAACACAAGAACTGATCATCTGCTTTTCACAACCACTGTAAACTTTGAGCTGAGCCTTGGTGAATGTGTGGAGGTTGCTCTTGACTGTTGATTTTATAATTTCACTGTGCACTTTGTTCATTCCATCATTAATGCAGACCtcgtcttctttttctttgttatgtGTGTTTTGGTCTTCTGCAAGATATTTTGAGTTGTTTGCTTCGTTTGTGATCCCCTTGACCCCACTAGTTGCATGTGCTTCACCATTATCCACCATTTCCATGGCTACTGAGTCCTGCATGACTGCCAAACTCTCAAGGTCCAGACAAAAGTAAAGAGCAATGAAATCCACAGCAGGCTCACGGCCGAGGTTAAAGGTGTCAAATACTTCTCACACTGAACGATTCAACTTATCTGCTAGGTAACAACACTGAATCACACTTTTGAAACACCACAACGGGAAACCAGACATCCACTCACCTAAAAGGACATCCGTCATCACTATTGGACATTTTAAGGATCTGTTACCAAGCTAAATCAATTCAGTCACCATTTTCTAGAAAGAAATGGTGGTGTCTGTTTAATTGTATTGACAACAAGGAGGAACAGGCCCCAAGAACCGGTTGCACCAGCTGCTCTTCTCAAACTTAGTtaatttactgtgtgtttagttgGTTAAAGTTGAGATTTACacatgattaaattaaaaatttttGCACCACACATAGTTCTTATGTAGAGATACATGTATTTATCGCTGCATTTATGTATTACCACCATTTATGTATTATCACCACAAGTTATATctgtatatgtgacaggtgtgtgtagtgtatacagtatgtgtatatatagtcTTAAgtttttagtttatatttatcttttgtCTTATTATTGTGGGAAATTTTTTATCTATTTGAATATCATCAATATAGTATTGATCAAGTTGTATAATCGTTTACTTTGGAAATTAATCAGTCATTTTATACCATTTGCAAAATCATTATTCTTCTATTCCAGTCTCTTTCTCTTACTAAGTGAACAAACAGTTAAGGTTAATCATATAAAATTTTTGTAACTTTAGATGTGTTTGATGCCTACTCCCATAGAAATAATTGGccaaaatatcattaaaacagtCAGCAGCATAGTAGGGAGTGCCCAAGAATATGAGATAATGGTGTATTGATTAATGAGTTTGACCATTGATTAATGAATTTGATCCAGAGGGATGCAGAATGGGATTAGCACAAGTGCTTCATTCAAGGATATGTTGTGGAATCAAAGCAGAGTGTGACCACTCAAAGTATGTTGACAATTAAGCACAGGCATAATGTAAGTAGCCACCATTgtgttaggaaaaaaaaaacaactcatgtAACCTGAGTATATGAGGATGTGGTTTTAATGAGGCAATACCTGGAAATTGTACAGGTAGGAGTGACAGTAGGAGGTAATTTACCGTTAGGCTCCACAGAAggaggggttagggttaaggtgtAAAAGTGAGTGTTTTCTGATTCTTTACCAGTTGCTCCATGGACCAGCTCAGTTTGCATGTACTCTGTTTGAATTTACAGTAAACCTATTTCTATATCAAACTCTTTGAGatcaatgtgttttcttttatgaGAAACTGAGCAGTGTGCTGAAGACCTGAAGACATCTGGCTCAGCTGAAGGTTTTCTCTCACATTATCTTATATTATTTATCTCACTTTTCAACTAATTTTGAGCTGCTGTATCACATGAATTTCCCCTGCTGAAACCAATAAagtccattcattcattcattacacaTGCTAATTGCAGGTGTAACTGTTGCATGGCTAACTGAACCAACTGAcaaggctaatgttagcttgccATTATATGACCTGTTTAGATTGAAGAGTACTAAAAGGTAATTGAAAAATATTGACATATCAGAATAAGCATTTGATTAAAATTCAGTTTAATATTGATGTAAACTGAGAGgattccccccaaaaaacacaatataacatCAGTTAGATTAGCATAAATGGATATTTCCCACTTACTCTAAACTGGATGAATACTACTGActatgaaatacattttgtaattttctaCATGTATGGAgctatgaataaaacaaaattctaCATCCACAAAGGATTGGTTGTTAAGTTTATATCATTTGGCCACctaaaattgatatttttggaagttatgttAGCTTGTGATGCgacagtgacttcctgtttccgCTGCTGATGACTGAGCAAGATAAGctatttataatgttttaatgGTGCAGCACGATTCAGTAAATCACAACTTTTCATAAGAACTTAGGAGGGACTTTTCATGCAGATTTATGGATTTATGAATACTTGGTACAACCCAATCCTGGAAACTAAGCTAAACAGTTTTTCCTCAGACCATCAAGGTAGTGTAGCCTGTAACAAGACCAACCTAAACTGCCAGAATAATAAAGCTgaacacagtaaataaaacaatggTTCTTTTAGTTCATGCCCACATGACAGCAGGGAAAAAATACATGAGAAGCTTGTCATGCTCTGGTTGTGCAAGAGACAAAAAGCAGCATTTAAATGGCAGTCAGTGCTTATCCCAGTATTTGTTTCAGAGTAGCAGAAGTGATCAGCCCCTGGGCCAAACACATCAGCTAAACTGATTGAAAGCCGATGCCTGGTGGAGCTTTATCGCTTTCAGAAAGGTCACTTCCTCATTACATTGAGCACACAAAGGTTTGGAGACAGATGACTCTTAACTGGCTAAAAAGCCAGAGCCACAGAGGCTCAACATGTCACAGAGGTTCAGCAGATCTATTTTACACatatacatgaacacacaacacaacattttcTGAAATCTCTGTCTATAACCTTGTCTGGTATGAAGCTGATTAGAACAGCATTAAATTTCAAAGTTTAAAACATTCCTTACTGTATTCACGGAGAGGCCCCTGTTGCAGCTGGGTTTTTGAAAACAATACCTCCCTTATTGGGATTGCAATGTCATctttcaaaattaattttccTTGAAATGAAATGGTCATTTCATCTGTCTGTGGTCTGCCCGCTTCACAGAATTATACTAGATAGAAGTGTTAATTTATTGGGGTTAGTGTCATTTGCTCTGCACAGTTTTAATATAGCTACAgcagaatattaattttgttaaaaaaatgcataaagTACGGTACATGTTGCACAGAGATGCATTcagtccaaaacaaaacaaatccaatgtcaaactcaaataaaaaagataaattgGTGCAGACTTAGTAGCATTTCTGTTTTCCATCATGACATTGGCAAAATGTCTGTGGCTGCTGTCTTAATGTTATTCTTAATGGAAATGGTTGATGTTAATGGAAATGGTAGTTCTATCCAGTCTCatgctttgtttgtgtttgacactGAACTCATTATCTGCCTTGCTGCAGCCATCAGGGTCCAGATAACTGCAGGTCCTTGGGGCCTCCCGGAATGTTACCATGTGACTATTTCACTGTTAGCTAGCATGAAAGGTGAACGGTGCATGTGTCTGCATGAATTGCGTGCAATcatatgcacacagacagacgcCTTAAGATACTTTAGGAGTGAGCTATGTAATTGCGGGGACGAAACAGTGGCTTGCTGTGCAACAGATATTATATATTGGATTTAATGGATAAGGCTcgtgattttctgtatttttctcattgtcaacaaatcttatgtgcagagccaaaccaacaatgaactgatcttaattacaagtattgtgtgtgtatccaaagcccaatatatcatatttctctgtgctgtagacctcagtcattgttcaaaaactattacaaaCACCTGTGAAATGTTCCTTCACCACGAAGATTATGGtcatggtagtttgtttagaaaaggctccaaagactaataacagcaatcaagttttcagtctctcgagagtagttctgtgtaaagcgGACACCACTGTGCATGCACAGGAACGCGGtttcatttacagagcttcgctagcttgttgtgctacataacaaCCTCTTAACTTTGTACTTAAGTTCTCTgtgaaatttataatgtagcacaaagtcaagaggttgtgatatgtagcacaacaagctagcaaagtatttacacagaactactctccagacactgaaaacatgatcactgttcAT includes these proteins:
- the alas1 gene encoding 5-aminolevulinate synthase, nonspecific, mitochondrial — protein: MDVIVRRCPFLARVPQAFFQQPKKSMVVYAQRCPVMMELASKPMAPPLARALCSSSSHQKTEDPMSASEGPKQQGEPKLPAGHPMPPSGQVVASKCPFLAAEMGQKNSSVVRQVGMEFQEDVQEVRTVQKEVSPSQLKKPSLASTIEESGGSQTNIIKTLLKQRPKRVSHLLQDNLAGSLSGFQYDDFFEKKIEEKKSDHTYRVFKTVNRLASEFPMADDFTGSLEDKREVSVWCSNDYLGMSRHPRVLQSIMDTLRKHGSGAGGTRNISGTSKFHVELEQELADLHKKDAALLFTSCFVANDSTLFTLAKMLPGCEIYSDAGNHASMIQGIRNSGAKKFIFRHNDVAHLRELLQKGDPSKPKIVAFETVHSMDGAVCPLEEMCDVSHEFGAITFVDEVHAVGLYGARGGGIGDRDGIMHKMDIISGTLGKAFGCVGGYIASTSALVDMVRSYAAGFIFTTSLPPMLLAGARQSIQVLKGEEGRTLRRKHQRNVKLLRQMLMDSGLPVVHCPSHIIPVRVSDAEKNTEVCDLMMSRHNIYVQAINYPTVARGEELLRIAPTPHHTPEMMKYFVERLVDTWKEVGLELKPHSSAECTFCQQPLHFELMSDREKSYFSGLSHPISACA